A window of Sphaeramia orbicularis chromosome 8, fSphaOr1.1, whole genome shotgun sequence genomic DNA:
CCATAATCCTTTGCAGCATAACATTAATGGATGAAATTCagaataaaactgtaaaagtcacagaaaaacatgaatgaacttaaatatatacatttatccGACTTTTGAGTCTCAGAATTTATTttcatgttaatatttacatataAATTCCATGAAGATGTGgtaaaaacacttttttaaatttatatttaataaaatttcatcattttcttTAATTGCTTTAGTTAAGATGAAAATGCAACgttttcagtaatttttttttcacttttccttTATTAACTTTCATTGTGATGAAAACACGACTTTTTCCCCAgaaaaatttcaactttttctTTAATTACTTTAGCTAAGATGAAAATGCAACTTATGCAACATATTTTTTAACTTTTCCATTAATAACTTTGTAATTAAAACACAACTTCTTCCAGAGAAAATTTTTTGACGTTTTCTTTAGTAACTTTCTTTGATACGACTTTTTCTCATAAAATTTGGAACTTTTTGTTTGAACATTACTGTCTTTTTCTCGTAATAGTAAAACTCGATAATGAAGACTTAATTCCGTAAACGTCGGATTTTAAAGACTCAAATCCTCCTCCTTGTTCTGTAATTATCTCTTTTTCGGTAAATTCGTCGGGTTTTCTGTTGCCATTTGCTGTGACGTCGTCCGAACCCAGAGGAAACGTAACGAACAGGATCTAAACGATGTGTGGAGTCGAGGCAGGAAACGTTTACCTCAGTCACATCTTCACTCAGTCTGTTCTCTGAACCGATGAAACCGACGACAATAATAtggaaataaaaatgataataacaacGGTCAGAATAATAGTATTAATtttctttgtgcttttttttttgtttgtttactccaTGTATGTTCCACTTGTTCCAACTCCATCTTGTTTAAAAATgtctgtgcctttttttttttttctattttcggGATAAAAAGAAGGAAACGGAAGCGTCGTTCTTCGTCCTCGCTCCTTTCGTGCTGTTTCTCCTCCTCGACCTCGTCctccatttggaaaaaaaaaaaaacaaaaacaggtgaAATGGTCCCTGATCCTTTTTCTACTTGTGCCTTTCTGTGTCTGTCGTCGGCCTCTGCCTTCCTTCAGTTTCGGCTTCTTCGCCTCTCGTTTTTTTCTTTAAGCCACCGAACATTTCAACGGGTCCGGATGCCCCTCCCCCCGTCCGTCATCATCCCGTTGTGTGTCTTTTCTCAGTTTCAGAACTCTTTGTGcctttctctgtctcttttctctctttgCTGGGACCGTGTGTTGAGGGGGGGTCGGCGTCGCTCGGCCCCCCCCGTGTGGTTAGTTTCAGGTACTACATTGAATTTAATGATAatgatataatataaatatagtgAAACAGAGTGGCTCATGTGTCGTTTTTAATCACCCAGCGCCTCAGTCACAAACATCACATGACacgaaaataaataatattataaatatgaataagaagtaatatataaatatgtcAGTTTACAAAGGATTGTTGACTTTATACTGATAATATGGAGTGTTTTTAAGGTTCATAAACATCACGACCACAGTTTAGGTTTGAAATAAGTccatttggacatttttttgtCAAACCAACGAGAAATATTTCATACATTTCCACCACTTAACATCgtcttgttaaaaataaaaattttacctttttttttctcaagattttgcaactttattcttgtaatattaacttttttaaatgaaacatgACTTTTCTTGACTTCATACttatattaagatttttttctcaTGAAGGTCATAAACATCACATGACATGGTAACAGTTTAGGTTTGTCTTCAACTTAAAgtcaataaatgtaattttacaaaCATATTTGTCGAaccaaagaaaaatgtttaatttttcactttgtatCTTATTTGTTCAAAATAACTCATTATTTTGAGCAAATGCCTTGGGATTAAGTCACTTATTTCAGACAGAGAGTTTCTATAATGATTATAAGACGCTAAATTTATTGTTTGACTTAACAGGTTTATTTGTTTCATCACAATGACACAAATGGACTCACAGTAAAATAGTTCAATGCTGTGGTTGTttctaattagattagattagatcagattatccTCATTATAATCAGTGACAGTGACTGGAAACATCCATAAAACAGCATCAGTGAAGAGAAACGGGTCAGATTCTGCGTCCAGGTGGATCGGACCAGAACTAGGTACGAAAACCATAAATGTTTTATTGGGGTTCACCTCGAATCTGTCGAACTCTTAGATTCTGAAGAAACCACTGTTAACTCTGAAAACTGGATAATCTGGGGCAAAAGGGAAAAAAGCAcagtatgcaaaaaaacaaaacgaaaagtTATTATAAAAGTTCCTTGAAGTGTTTTATTAGTTATggaattcacttttttttcccacaatgttTTGTTTAAGTTTCacagataaaatataaaataatgtcaacagcagcttctctctTACATTAAAGAATAATGAAAACAATTGGTAATCTGTTACTAGTAAATAGTGTACAATGAATTCAAATATGTTTTAAATTAAGGAATCATCTTAACCAAATGAATgggaaataaagataaaataaaaataaacaacagaaaattaataaagataaaatcaagtcagaaataagtttttaaaaaataaatataaagtaaaaaattcaaaaagaaagaattattaaaaaataaataaataattaaaaaaaaaaattgaaataaaattaaagGAGTGAGTCTTTTCCTTCTAGATCTGAACCCAGTGTTTTCTGTGGTTTAATCCTGGCTCTGcattaataaacattaaaataccTGCGTTCATTAACACCAAAAACAGCTTTAATTTACTTGTATTTTTCATTCATGTTACATACATGGTACATTTTGCTTCTGATCGTGGAATttgataagagtttaatttttcAGTAGAAATAAATGATGAAACATAATGCAGTGCATTGAATATTTAACGGACGGTTTACTGTagtaaaagaaaattaaaaaacgtCTTTACATTTGCATGAATCTGATACACAGGCtggaaaatatgttttattaacatatgttttaattatatttataGTTAAATGAAAGTGTTGGAATCGAACACACTGAgatgattttaaaaaatccattaaaaaagtATCATAAAACGATTATAATttctattagtattattattgttgttattattattattattattattattattatggtttttttattaataacaataataacaacaacaacttagTGTCATAAATATTTtaactcttctgtttgtttttaatgtttttcttcataAAAAAACATGAGACATGAAGTGGGAGGTCGTTCTTAATTACAGAAGACCATCCAATCAGAGGTCAGATCAAAAGTGAGGAACAGAAAACTCATCCAATCAGTTTGTAGAGCACCCCAACAGGCGGAGTTTAGTTTTAATGTGTTCGTTGTATTGGCTCCGTCAGACCCGGTTCACGGTGACCTGctgataaaacacatttaagCACGTACAGTCAGTGTTTGTGTCGGTAGAAGTAAATGTGTTGGACATGAATTAAAGCTCTGTGTTTTAATCCAACTGATTTCCTCAGAATTCTCCAGCTCCTCTTGTCTCCGCCCGCTTGTTCTCTGAACACTGGCTGTCCAGGTATATAAATGGAACGCCCCCGGTGccgtgttttgttgttgttttccgcGGCGCACCGTGTTCGGCCTGTCAAACCGACGGACTTTTCGGTGGGATTACGGGGATGCTAATGACTAAAAAGTATAATTTACACACTTGAACGGGCTCTGCTGTTGGGTTTGAATGCGCTCACAGTGTCGTTGAACGGCTTTGGCTTTTGAACGCGACATTTGACGTTGTGTTCTGTTAGCTAACAGCTAACCTAGCTAGCTGACTTTTACTCTTTAATTCAACAACAAACACATGCGTCATGATTTACCAGGACGAAAAACACTTTAGTTACTATTACTGACGTGATTCAGAGTAAACGGCGCCGTGTCACCGTCTGAATCTTCGGTTTTGTTGATGTTAGTGGAGTCGTGCTGCGTTCACGGACGGGTGGTCTGTTATTGTTCTTAATGAAGCTGATGGTGATTGAATAAAAGtgagtttgtttgtatgtttgttttttcgcAGGACGAGGATCACGATGAAACCTCCGCCACAGAGTCCGTCAGCTCCTGTCAGCAACCTGGTAAGAAGAACCCACAGAAGAACCCAGGTCCAAGACAGCAATTAGAACCACAACCACaatactctattattattattattattattattattattgggtgttaaagttgctccattcaagtataataaaaagtagaagaaaataaattatcaatataacaacaaaaaatatatatacaccaaatatacatattacagTAGACACTCTGTTAAATGTAATTCAAACAGACATAATGTACCGGTGTGTTTCTTATTGCCATTAGTTCACCTTTTTTATttctacttatgttcaaaataaagttaaTTGTTATAATTTTATgtactagacacacacacacacacacacacacacacacacacatacatatctcCACTTTGTGGACCAGAATTCAGTGACTGTTCCTTTggttcctgtttgtgtttgtgcagatgtTTGAAGGTGTTTACAACAACGCCCGCATGCTTCACTTTCTCACTGCCGTTGTGGTGAGTTCAAGGATCCAGACTTTTACAGGATCAGTGGTTTTTATTCTGATCTCATTTAAATGAGTTGTTTCACCAGGTTCagtggtttttattattattatcattattgttattatttgtctttattgGACTTTGGTTTCTATGTGaaacattcagttttgtttttattcttttcagtTTCTGCTCTCAACTGTATTTGATTTGATTATTGCGTCTGTGTTTCATTCATTGTGgattattgtgatattatttttatgtaaCAGCACAGACGTCCCTAAAGCTCCATAAATGAAAAGTCTTGTGTTTAATTCCAGTGGATGGATGATGGGAACCTTCAGCAGTTCCGGTGTCAttagttttgtgtgttttcagggtTCAACATGTGACGTTAGGGTGAAAAACGGCAGTGTTTACGAAGGAGTCTTTAAAACTCTGAGCTCCgaggtacaaacacacacacacagacaaatacacacagagacGCAGAAATTCACACAAATACGCACACAGAGGCAGAAATACGtgcacaaacaaatacacacacagacacacacaaatacacacacacaaaaatacacacagatgcagaaatacatacaaacacacaaatacacacacagatgcagaaatacacacaaacacacaaatacacataagggcatagaaatacacacaaagacacacaaatacacagatacacacagatgcagaaatacacacacacacacccaaatactcacagacacaaacaaatacacacagacacacaaatacatacagacacacacaaatacacacatacacacacacaaatacacacagacagatgagCGTCATCGTTTCCTCCACATTTATCAACTCAACATGTTTGTgcgtgtgtctttgtgtgtgtgtgtgtgtgtgtgtgtgtgtgtctgtgtatttgtatctttgtgtgtcagtgtgagtTGGCTGTGGATGCTGTTCATAAACTCagtgatggaggaggaggtgttgaAGGAGGCGGGTCTCCGTGGCATCCACAGGTGGAGGACATCACAGACACCATGGTCTTCAGTCCGTCGGACCTGGTCACCATGACCTGCAGAGACGTCGACCTCAGCTTCGCCGTCagaggtgagaaaaaaaaacacaaaggacaccAGAAGAAAAGAGATGACGTCTTGTATGTCTTCAACACCCTCTAGTGGACGGGACCGGATCTGTAACTGATGCTGCTTTCAGGTGCTGTTGGGAAGATGAGCCTCTCCACTGGTCAATTCAAATCacgtgtgtgttgtgttcaagtgcttgtGTCGTCGTAGTAAAATAAAAAACGGCTGAAACAGACATTCTGTTGACCTGACACTGGAGTCAAACAGTGTCTATTTAATGTTTTTACAAACTGTGTAAAAGATAAATATGTAAAATCATCtgttaacagcagcagaacgttcaTAAAACTATTGTTTGTCCTTGAATCCTTGTTGTAAAGGTCATCTTCATCTTGTATTAAATATTTTCCTAGTTCTCCATTGGAAAATACAACACGACAGTGCGTTCAAGTGCCATTTTCCACTTTGTagctagtatttaccataattcccatagcccCTGAATGCAGCATTAGACTGGGCTCAGGTTCTGGTCCGGTTTCAGAAGTTTAACCTGTGTGATGTGTTCAAAGTCTCTGAACCAACACTAGTCGTTGGATAAAATTCAGTAGGACAGACATTAATAATCCAGCTGATACTGAGACGGTGGAGTTGGTGGTGACTGGTCtccggtgtttccatgtttttgtGTCTCTACAGACTCGTTCACTGACCCGTCCATCGGCTCATCTCGTCTGAACGGAGATCACAGAGAAAAGGTTCTGCAGAGATGGGACGGAGACGGAAATGGGGACAACTATGAGCTGGAAACGGAGACGGTGAGAAAACAACAGCCCACGTACATCAGACCTCCCTTATGTCCGTCAGACGTCCCTTATGTCCGTCACTCGTCCCTTATGTCCATCACGTGTCCCTTCTGTCCGTCACGTATCCCTTATGTCCATCAGTCGTCCGTTATGTCCATCAGACATCCCTTTTGTCCATCACACGTCCATTATGTCCCTCAGTCGTCccttatttacagttgtttttcataataaatttttttttttttttactctaactcactgttttaaacatttattacatgtaagtaatgataattaatggacagataatGAAAGTTAAATTGTCTGTCTTCGTTGTTCTCCGTCAGTCCAACGGCTGGGACGCCAACGACATGTTCAAGTTCAACGAGGACACGTACGGCGTCAAGTCCACATATGACTCCAGTCTGTCCTCGTACACGTACGGACCTCCACACCGACACATCTGgaccattttatttgtttatgtctCACTGCGTCTGACCCTCTGTCCCCGCCTCTTTTCCCAGCATGCCTCTGGAGAGGGGGAACTCCGAGGTTTTCCGCCAGCGAGAAGCTCGAGCTGTTCGTTTGGCAAACGAGATCGAGGGCAGCGCCCAGTACCGCCGCCGGGTGTCCCTGGAGAACGACGAGGGACGCAGCGACGAGGACAAGTACAGTGCCGTGGTCCGAGAACGGGACAACAGGGGCGGAGCCAGcaccaggtcagaggtcatcagGGGAGGGGTTTCGTAGGAAACactggagatggaggaggaggatgatgatgatgatgatgatgaggaatgTACCATGTCCATTGACTTTttaatttctgtctgttttgtctttcttttccaGGGAAGGTAAATACCTCCCTCTGCCTCAAGGACTCGGACATCTTGAGGGCGGAGCCTGCGGTCAACCCTCGGCCCCTCCCACCTCCTCCCCTAAAGCGTACTCTGATAGGAGCAGCCCCCTGTCCGTCAGACCTGCATCCTCCAGTCCTCCCGCTCTGCCCACGTCCTCCCTCACTCCCTGTCTCATCCTCAGGCGCTCAACGACTCACACGTCAACGGAGGTAAGAGGAGGACTACtgtacccatgagcctcagcagGCGAAGCGCCACCCACAGCTGTAACATGGAAATGGAGTCTAAACCTCCATCCTGTTAGTTCGTTCAGTTTCACCTTTAGTTTGGTGAAACTTCTGTGGTTCATATTTATTTGTTCTGTTTGAAACAGTTTCATTAAGTCTCATTTTGTTTCACCACAAAAACAGCTGTAGTTTATTAGAAAAACAATACATTAACTCctgactcctcctccttctcttccccctcctcctcctctctcctcctccccttcctcctcctccctcctcttcctcctcctcctcttcttttctcttcctccccctcctcttcttcctcctcctctctcctcttcctcctcctcttctccttcttcttcctctcctccccctcctcctctctcctcttcttcctcctcttcctcctccccttcctcctcctccctcctcctcttcttcctccccctcctcctcctcctctctcctcttcttccccctcctctctcctcttcctcctccccttcctcctcttcctcctcttcttctccttcttcttcctctcctccctctcctcctctctcctcttcttcctccccttcctcctcctccctcctcctcccccctcctccccctcctcctcagtGTCCTCCAGAACGTCTCCTCAGTCCCACCATCCCCACGTGAACCGGACCCAGAACCATCGGACCCTGGTGTCTCACTCGTCTCCTGCAGGTAAACATTCGGACCCTTCACACAGAACCTCTGGTCCGGTTCCTGTCAGTCTCACCCGTCTCATCCTCCCGTCAGCGTCTCATGCCCCAAAACCGGACGTCCCTCCTCACCTGGACTCCTCCCCCTCTGTTACCGCAGcaaccaccacctcctcctcctctctctctggcTCCGCCCCTCTGTTCCCCGTCGACGGTGAGATGACGGAGCTCAGTAACGTCCTGCCATCGTCTTTTTCTGAAACTTGACGGTTTGTCTTGGTTTCGTCCACAGTGAATGAAATTCTGAACTCGGCTTCGAAGGACAGAACggactctggttctggtccacaggaTGGAAAGAACAGCAGAGGTAACAGAGGAAAGGGAATTAATGTCAGAATGTTTTTCAAAGTttgtttaactttttttgtttttacattttttttctatttcatcaaattcatccataaacaaaaataccaaatactcaataactgttatATTTTAGtgtgttcacctggacaccagagggttaacagatatttaactgtattaaacCTTCTACTAAACCATGTTTATCGACTGTTCCATCAGCGCCGTTGGTCCAACAGAGGTCTCAACTCGAGGAACTTCGCAAGTTTGGCAAAGAGTTCAGAGTGAGTTGAACAGGATTATATCAGAGTTTTATTTCATATTGTTCTGTCTTTGGaggttttcacactgggtatccgagTTTGTACcatacttggatacgttcacacctttcctgcagatgttgcgttcataAGCACGTACCATGGCCCACGTACAAGTACGAGTGGGTGTCACAGGGACGAAACAGTAGGTGGAGGTGTGGAAGGAAATGGAAAATTGATGTTAATAAAGTATATGGActaaagtctgtggacccgttgaatccaggtgtttcttttctaacaggggtctggaataaaaacaataatgactaatgtcagaatatagttttatattatgggataaatatcagtgcattggttagtttgggttaaattattatctttgtttccaaatgaatttattTCCATTGACGGGCTGGGGGattaatgtgaccactagagggagtagcgaGTCACTCAaaggatgagaaccataaagaaccAACTGTCAGTCCTAGAACAGAAGTGCTGAAACTACAGTGGTTGTTTTGGACTCAGCTGGAAATGGACAGATGGAGTTGCACGGAAATGTcaatgtttcttctacatgggtcagtttgattctgaggccAGTGAAGGCctacagttattatgggatgttcttgttGTTTCTAAGTTTCCGTTTGTTGAtctgtggttcagactaaactgtgaaagttctgaccttgtttgttggattcaaacagatctttagttcagttattgacgacacaaaccaacagaaaacaggattagtggttttactgaggctgttttagtctaacaacagagctaagctaacagaactataatgtaaactatcagctgatgcagtgtCAACATTATAAAATACACTGTTATTTTAtccactgttaaaataagcgCCTGTGAGTTTGACTTTgaagttctggttctggtaccaGTTTGTTTACATCAGGTCTGTGTCTCTGATCCGGTTCGATCCGCTAACGGTGGACTCTCTTCCTCTTCGTCTCCGTCagcttcagtccagtctgtcatctGTGGACCTGCCCCTTCCTCCTCCTGACTCCGCCTCTCCTCCTAAACCCTTTGATCTGCAGCCCAGTGCAGAGATGGCTCCACCCACCTCCACATCTGCAGCCGCTGTGACCCCGCCCTCCTCAGGGTTGGGGTCCGAGGTCAGTCAGAGCAGGACTCCTCGGTCCACGCCCCTCAGCTCTGACGAGTCGAGTTCGGAGATTAACGAGCGAACTGAGGCGGCGGCGGCGACAACGTGAgtcaaacagaaacagaaacatggataaagggttaaaaaatataaaatcagagAGATGATTCCAAACAATCTGTTCCTTCATGTTCCTGTTGTTTGAGCCATTTTTGAATTACCATTTAGTTCAGACCAATAACAGACTCACTTCTAAAagcttttatttatgtttaagagtgaaaaaagtaaagtaataTTATGAAAGtaattacatctacaaactatccttaaaaataTGAAGAACTTCATCAACCTGACATTTCTATAGAAAATCAGTGTCATTGGACCAATATTCtaccttaatttatcatttatacatgttcattctaacgtacaggTGCTATAGGTACGTGCAGATCTACAagtacacacaacatttaataacaaactgaatattattaaaattacactgatttatattaaaacagttcaggttattcattgtTGTATAGATTATTAACATGATGTGAAAAATGGAAACGTGAacagaaataaccaaaaaaactatatatatgtgtgtgtgtgtgtgtgtgtgtgtatgtgtgtatatatatatatatatatatatatatatatatatatatatatatatatatatatatatatgagagagagagagagaatatgaACAAAACGAGCAATAACAAgaatgaaatgtagacaaaaattTAAGAAACATcaattaaatgaacagaaatcagaaaaaaatacaaaaaatgaaaataaataataacagcaacaaaataaacaataataggaacaaaatctgcacaaaaaattgagaaatatcaacaaaatgaacagaaatcagcaaaaattacaaaacaggaacaaaataaacaataacatgaacaaaataataacaggaaataaaatgaacaataacaggaacaaaacctgcacaaaatgaacaaaaatttgagaaacatcaacaaaatgatgttaaaattccacttacttctcttcagacatttcaggttcatgtatattttttaaaaggatagttttataaatgtaaatattttcatgtaattttacttcttttaaaAGGTTTTATCAATCATTATTTCtccgttcttctgttcttattgtcCTGGTTTTGATCCactttggtctgaatgtggaacctgaactaaaccgaTTGTTGAAGTCTTCAGTGTCGTTTTCATCCATGGGAGGGGTCGGACCCttttttggtccacaggccgtctgttggacacccctggtctcctCTGTCTACTCAGTGTCCTCTTtctgttttctgatttttttCAGGCAGGTGAAGAACTCGACGCTGAATCCAAATGCTAAAGAGTTTCAGCCGGTGAAAGGACCCTCCGCTGTGGTCAGTCTGACATCTATAAACCATGCCCACATCCACGCCCATCCGCTCCTGTCCTCATCTTCTTCGTCCGCCCTTCAtccttcttcatctccttctcctctttctgttgctcctgtcctctttttttccagacacacacactgaaatgtccaaaattgttttgttttgttttttttctgcagaagtCCGCCTCGGCTCCACCCCCTCCTCGGCCAACTCCGCCCAGTCCCTCCATGGTTCTGAACCCTTCTCCTCCTGCAGGACAGCCAGGAGGCGGAGCCATCTACAGCGGCCCACCCGGACCCTACTTGTCCTACATGTCCCCCCTCCCTCTCCAGGGACACTCCATTCAGGTCTGAACCCTCAGGTTGGTGGTGGACTTGTGTTCAGGACCTGGACTAAAGtgacctgtgtctgtgtgtcctcaGGGTCAGCTGTACCAGTACGCCATGTCCTCAGTGACCCAGGGGAAGTACCCCCGCCCCAAAGGTACATCCCACCCCCCTGTAATCCCCACCCCAAAGGTAGCCCCACTCCACTGTGACCCCTGCCCCAAAGGTTACACCCCCACCCACTGTGACCCCTGCCCCAAAGGTACACCCCCACCCACTGTGACCCCTGCCCCAAAGATACACCCCCATCCCACTGTCACCCCACTTTCACCCCAGATGGTTTCAATAATGtcctgttgagaaaaaaaaaaaagctcagtgactgtatttaaaatgcagaaagtcattgttgttattgtcgttgttgttgttgctgttgcatTCAGGTGCGGTGGTCTCCTCCCGTCCTGACCatggctcttcctcctcctcctcttccatcatCTCGGCACCATCTGCTGGACCTCCTCTGGTGCCTCCTTACGCCCAGTCCTACCTTCAGTATGGACAGGTGATCCAGACCGTGGCTCCGCCCTACCACGGACAGGTGAGCCCCGCCCACATACACTAAGGCCCATAAGTATTTGGATGGTGACATAGTTTTATCATGtttcagatttcacccaaaaagtCCAAACTGTAcattaaagtggatcagaaccagtaaaatga
This region includes:
- the atxn2l gene encoding LOW QUALITY PROTEIN: ataxin-2-like protein (The sequence of the model RefSeq protein was modified relative to this genomic sequence to represent the inferred CDS: inserted 1 base in 1 codon; deleted 1 base in 1 codon), encoding MLMTKKTRITMKPPPQSPSAPVSNLMFEGVYNNARMLHFLTAVVGSTCDVRVKNGSVYEGVFKTLSSECELAVDAVHKLSDGGGGVEGGGSPWHPQVEDITDTMVFSPSDLVTMTCRDVDLSFAVRDSFTDPSIGSSRLNGDHREKVLQRWDGDGNGDNYELETETSNGWDANDMFKFNEDTYGVKSTYDSSLSSYTMPLERGNSEVFRQREARAVRLANEIEGSAQYRRRVSLENDEGRSDEDKYSAVVRERDNRGGASTREGKYLPLPQGLGHLEGGACGQPSAPPTSSPKAYSDRSSPLSVRPASSSPPXSAHVLPHSLSHPQALNDSHVNGVSSRTSPQSHHPHVNRTQNHRTLVSHSSPAASHAPKPDVPPHLDSSPSVTAATTTSSSSLSGSAPLFPVDVNEILNSASKDRTDSGSGPQDGKNSRAPLVQQRSQLEELRKFGKEFRLQSSLSSVDLPLPPPDSASPPKPFDLQPSAEMAPPTSTSAAAVTPPSSGLGSEVSQSRTPRSTPLSSDESSSEINERTEAAAATTQVKNSTLNPNAKEFQPVKGPSAVKSASAPPPPRPTPPSPSMVLNPSPPAGQPGGGAIYSGPPGPYLSYMSPLPLQGHSIQGQLYQYAMSSVTQGKYPRPKGAVVSSRPDHGSSSSSSSIISAPSAGPPLVPPYAQSYLQYGQVIQTVAPPYHGQAVYSMLHGGTRLLTSGAPPPQPMGPPGQQYPGPTEGPGGPQQGLYAAPSFSHHSGAIHHPPPSPTPTGTQAPPQHPAPSPGHSQSQTGQAPPPSMFHSGVLSTPTPPGHASTQTPYPVQGYSLNPHQTLAHGFTSISQITQAHVSAGYLDLITQRVMDTPPSCCTTPPPADWWLRPQQGVSQHFYRTPPSDPGSDSPLPDTDLSTPPPTEASPHSHRLPSTDGDGQAEASVVYAQTEP